One window from the genome of Oryza glaberrima chromosome 3, OglaRS2, whole genome shotgun sequence encodes:
- the LOC127765133 gene encoding zinc finger protein 7-like, protein MKSSSQEAGEEVSEISSQATSNNNETCNSSSGKVSLDLSLTVAAAAAAAASATESSTTDSGGTRPAATATATAREPARVFTCNYCQRKFFSSQALGGHQNAHRRERTLARRAVRLDAFPYGYADVASLPLYGAGLYPIGIQAHASVHHHHPGVAAPAGRAELRSARALLGPMPFFVQAAGDEDASFGWPGSFRPPPTAATTIPAAAPAAVNSGSSNSNHGGSVVVQAAADEPDLTLRL, encoded by the coding sequence ATGAAGAGCAGCAGCCAAGAAGCGGGAGAGGAGGTGTCCGAGATCAGCAGCCAGGCGACGTCCAACAACAACGAGACGTGCAACTCCTCCTCCGGCAAGGTCAGCCTCGACCTgtcgctcaccgtcgccgccgccgcggcggcggctgcctccGCCACCGAGTCGAGCACCACGGAcagcggcggcacgcggccggcggcgacggcgacggcgacggcgcgcgagcCGGCGCGGGTGTTCACGTGCAACTACTGCCAGAGGAAGTTCTTCAGCTCGCAGGCGCTGGGCGGGCACCAGAACGCGCACCGGCGGGAGCGCACGCTGGCCCGGCGCGCCGTGCGGCTCGACGCGTTCCCCTACGGCTACGCCGACGTGGCCTCGCTGCCGCTGTACGGCGCCGGCCTGTACCCCATCGGCATCCAGGCGCACGCGTCggtgcaccaccaccaccctggcgtggcggcgccggcggggcgcGCCGAGTTGAGGTCGGCGCGCGCGCTGCTCGGCCCGATGCCGTTCTTCGTGCAGGCGGCAGGCGACGAGGATGCCAGCTTCGGGTGGCCGGGCAGCTTcaggccaccgcccaccgccgccaccaccatccccgccgccgccccggccgccgtcAACTCCGGCTcctccaactccaaccacggcggcagcgtcgtcgtgcaggccgccgccgacgagcccgACCTCACACTAAGACTCTAG